In one Polaribacter sp. ALD11 genomic region, the following are encoded:
- a CDS encoding DUF2256 domain-containing protein, translated as MKKENLPEKTCLVCQKPFTWRKKWEKNWENVKYCSERCRRYKTTQA; from the coding sequence TTGAAAAAAGAAAACCTACCAGAAAAAACATGTCTTGTTTGCCAAAAACCGTTTACATGGCGAAAAAAATGGGAAAAGAACTGGGAGAATGTTAAATATTGTAGCGAAAGATGCAGGAGATACAAAACAACACAGGCTTAA
- a CDS encoding DASH family cryptochrome, whose product MQEIQNNTGLIWFRNNLRVHDNISINKAVKNHPKVIAIYFFDPKLFKIDAFGFKKTEKFRTQFLIETITDLKDNLSELNITLLTYYENPADKIHEICDEFSVSTIYTQKEWTKEEVTTNKYLKDKLLDKVSFVESYDQFLYNPEKVSKDFSKIPNVFTVFRKKLEKTVKIGKEVSISKLSVKNLIINNTKIPTLKELGFIDFETPLKTAFPFSGGETAALERLNTYFFKTRKVDFYKKTRNGLVGTDYSTKFSPWLANGSLSAKTIYWKIKEYEAEFGANQSTYWVIFELIWRDYFKYISLKYDSKIFEIGGILDKNYTWNSDRQLIKQWIDGETKDDFVNANMIELKETGWMSNRGRQNVASYFAKELLLDWRIGAAYFESLLLDYDVHSNYGNWMYVAGVGNDPRNRKFNTQLQAERYDSNYKFRKMWLEKTLF is encoded by the coding sequence ATGCAGGAGATACAAAACAACACAGGCTTAATATGGTTTCGTAATAATTTACGAGTGCATGATAATATCTCTATAAATAAAGCAGTAAAAAATCACCCTAAAGTAATTGCAATCTATTTTTTTGACCCCAAATTATTTAAAATTGATGCATTTGGATTTAAAAAAACAGAAAAATTTAGAACCCAGTTTCTTATCGAAACTATTACAGATTTAAAAGATAATTTATCTGAATTAAATATTACACTCCTCACCTATTATGAAAATCCAGCAGATAAAATTCATGAAATTTGTGATGAATTTTCTGTCAGTACGATCTACACTCAAAAAGAATGGACTAAAGAAGAAGTTACCACCAATAAATATTTAAAAGACAAACTTTTAGACAAGGTTTCTTTTGTTGAAAGTTATGACCAGTTTCTATACAATCCAGAAAAAGTTTCTAAAGATTTTTCTAAAATTCCGAATGTTTTTACGGTTTTTAGGAAAAAATTAGAAAAAACAGTAAAAATTGGAAAAGAAGTCTCTATTTCTAAACTTAGCGTAAAGAATTTAATTATAAATAATACAAAAATCCCAACTTTAAAAGAATTAGGTTTTATAGATTTTGAAACACCTTTAAAAACCGCTTTTCCTTTTTCTGGCGGAGAAACAGCAGCCTTAGAAAGGTTAAATACCTATTTTTTTAAAACGAGGAAAGTTGATTTTTATAAAAAAACAAGAAACGGATTAGTTGGTACCGATTATAGTACAAAATTTTCGCCTTGGCTTGCAAATGGTAGTTTGTCTGCAAAAACCATCTACTGGAAAATTAAAGAATATGAAGCTGAGTTTGGCGCAAATCAATCTACTTATTGGGTGATTTTTGAATTGATTTGGCGAGATTATTTTAAATATATTTCTTTAAAATACGATTCTAAAATTTTTGAAATCGGCGGAATTTTAGATAAGAACTACACTTGGAATTCAGACAGACAATTAATTAAACAATGGATTGACGGAGAAACAAAAGACGATTTTGTAAACGCCAACATGATCGAATTGAAAGAAACAGGTTGGATGAGCAACAGAGGAAGACAAAATGTCGCTTCTTATTTTGCAAAAGAACTACTCTTAGATTGGAGAATTGGTGCTGCCTATTTCGAATCTCTGTTACTAGATTATGATGTTCACAGCAATTACGGAAACTGGATGTATGTTGCTGGCGTTGGAAACGACCCAAGAAATCGAAAATTTAACACGCAACTGCAGGCAGAACGCTATGATTCAAATTATAAATTCAGAAAAATGTGGTTAGAAAAAACACTCTTTTAG